In the genome of Vicinamibacterales bacterium, the window TGAAGGAGGAAGGAGGCATTAGAAAAGGAGGAAGGATGAAGGAGGAAAGGGGAAGGAGGAAGGATGAGGGATGAAGGACGAGGAATGAAGCAGGAAGGCGGCTCGCGGGTGCTCGAAGCGGTCGTGTTCGACTTCGATGGAGTGCTGGCCGATACCGAGCCGCTCCATTTCTCGACCATCCGAGCCACGCTCGAGGCGCGTGGCGTTCCGCTGTCCTTCGAGGAATACGGTGAACGCTACCTCGGGTACGACGATGCCGGGGTGTTCCGAGCCGTGGCGCGCGACCGGGGCCTGGCGTGGGATGCGCGCGAGATCGACGCTCTCGTCCAGTCGAAGGGCCAGATATTCCGCAGGCTCGCGGCGGAAACGCCGGTGCTGTTCGCCGGCGTCGCCGAGCGGCTGCGCGAGTGGTCGGCACACGTGCCGATGGGCATTGCGTCCGGTGCATTCCGCGACGAGATCGTCATGGTGCTCGACTCGGCCGGACTCTCCGGGATGGTGCGCACCATCGTCGGCGCCGGTGAAACCACGCGCCACAAGCCCGAACCCGAACCTTACCTGCGGGCGCTCGAACTGCTCGGCCCCAATCTGACTCCCGGCCGATGCGTCGCGATCGAGGATTCACCATGGGGCATCACCTCCGCCCGCGAGGCCCGCATGAAGGTCGTCGCCCTGACAACCAGTTGCTCGTCCGATCGACTCTTCGACGCTCACCACCTCGTCCGGTCCTTCGAAGACCTCTCGCTCGACCTGTTGAACGACGTGGCCGCGCGGTCGTGACGCGGGGAAGCCGTTTCAAACAGGCCCGTCCCGGCGCATAATACGGCGACCATGCGGGACCGACGCCTCGGCGAGTGTTCACGGTCCCCGCCCCCGCAGCCCGCCCCCGATCGCCGATCCTCGCCCTGCCCCAGAAGGAGTAGTTCATGCGCATACGAACGCCTGCGCGACGATGGAGTCTCGTTCTTGCGGCGCTGGCCTTGTGGGCCATCGCACTGAACGCGGACTCTGCGTTCGCGCAGAAGAAGCCGATCACCCACGACGTGTATGACACCTGGCGGTCCATCCAGGGGACGAAGCTGTCCCGCGATGGCGGCTGGCTGGTCTACGCGCTCGCCGCCCAGGAGGGCGATGGCGAACTCGTCGCCAGGAATCTGAAGACCGACGCCGAGATTCGGCAGCCGCGCGGCAAGGATCCCGTCATCACGGCGAACGGCAAGTACGTCCTCTATGGCATTGCACCGCCCCGCGCCGACGTGGACAAGGCCAAGAAGGACAAGAAGAAGGCAGACGAGATGCCGAAGTCCGGTTTCGGCATCCTCGATCTCTCCACTGGAAAGGCCGTCACGTTCGATCGAGTGAAGAGCTTCAAGGTGCCCGAGGAGTCCGCCGCCGTTGTCGCCTTCTTGTTCGAGGCGCCGGAGAAGAAGGCCGACGCCAGCGACGACAAGGACAAGAAGGTAGAGGCAAAACCTGAAGAGAAGAGGGACGGCAAGAAGAAGAACGAGAAGAAGAAGGAGCCGGGTACCGATCTGGTCGTGCGGAACCTCGCCGACGGCGGTGAAGTGAAGATCGCGGAGGTGACCGACTACGAATGGGCGAAGTCGGGAGACCTTCTCGCGTACACCGTCTCGTCGAAGAAGCCCGAGAGCGACGGCGCGTTCGTCCGCAAGACGGCCGACGGCAGCGTCCGATCGGTGCTCACCGGACTCGGGAACTACAAGGGCATCGCGTTCGACGACGCGGGAGGCCAACTGGCGTTCGTGAGCGACCGTGACGACTACAAGGCGGAGGCGCCGGCATTCAGGCTCTATGCCTGGTCCTCTCCCGGGGACAAGGCGATTGAACTCGTGTCCGCCGCATCGCCGGGCATGCCCGCGGGCGCTGCCGTCAGCGAGTACGGCAAGCTCGAGTTCTCGAAGGATGGCAGCCGCCTGTTGTTCGGCACGGCGCCCGCCCCGAAGGCGGTTCCGGAAGGCGCTCCCGATCCCGCGAAGGTGGACATCTGGACCTGGAAGGACCCGGAACTCCAACCGATGCAGAAGGTGCGCCTCGAAGAGGAGAAGAAGCGCAGCTTCCGAGCCGCGGTGTCGCTGAAGAACAGGAAGTTCGTCCAGCTCGCGGATTCCGACATGCCCGATATCCGCCTGTCGGAGGACGCCACGAGGGCGCTCGGGCAGTCGGACGTCCCCTACAGGCAGCTCGTGTCGTGGGACGGTGAGTACGCCGACTTCTACGCCGTGAATCCGCTCGACGGATCGCGCAAGAAGATCATCGAGAAGGCGCACTTCGGCGCCACGCTCTCGCCCGCCGGTGCCTACGTCCTCTACTTCGACTACCGCGACACCAACTGGTACGTCGTCCGCAACACGGACGGCAAGGTGATCAAGCTCACCGACAAGTCGCTTGGCGTGCGGTTCGACGACGAGACGTCGAACACGCCGGAACCACCGCGTCCGTGGGGCGTCGCCGGGTGGACCGAAGGCGATCGCTCTCTGTTGGTCTACGACCGCTACGACATCTGGGAACTGCGGCCGGATGGCACCGCGCCGCGAACGATCACCAATGGCGTCGGCCGGAAACAGAAGCTCGTCTTCCGGTACCAGCGCCCCGAGGCGGACGAGGCTGCCGTGCCGCGTGGCCGCCGGGTCGCCGTTGACGAGCAGCCGATCAAACTCGACAAACCGCTTCTCCTGCAGGCAACCGACGACACGACGAAGGCCAGCGGCTTCTACCGCGTCACCGTGCCTCCGGTCCCGGCAGCGGTGGCCGCCGACGCCAGGACGGCGAAGAAAGCTTCGCGTCAAGGTGGCGCGGGAGCGGAAAGCGCCAGTGCCGCCTCGACGGGGCCTGGCTCCGGTCCGGCTCTCCAGGATCCGACGAAGCTTCTGATGCTCGACAAGATGGTCGGCGGCTTCATCAAGGCGAAGGGAGCCGACACGGTCGTCATCACCGAGCAGCGGTTCGAGGAATTTCCAAACCTCTGGGTGACCGATCTCTCACTCGCGAACCCTCGGAAGGTCACCGACGCCAATCCGCAGCAGGGCACCTACGTCTGGGGCCGATCCGAGTTGATCGAGTACGTCAACGCCGACAACGTCACGCTGCGGGCCATTCTGACGAAGCCCGAGAATTTCGACCCGTCGAAGAAGTACCCCCTGTTGGTCTACATCTACGAGGAACTGACCGACGGGCTGCACCGCTTTGTCCCGCCGGCGCCCGGCACCAGCATCAACGTCTCCCGCTTCGTCAGCAACGGCTATATCGTCCTGCGGCCGGACATCATCTACGACACCGGCTATCCGGGGCAGAGCGCGCTCAAGTGCGTGCTGCCGGCCGTGCAGCGCGTCGTCTCGATGGGGTTCGTCGATCCGAAGCGCGTCGGCATCCAGGGACATAGCTGGGGCGGCTATCAGATCACCTATCTCATCACGCAGACCAACATGTTCCGCGCGGTCGAAGCCGGCGCGTCGGTGAGCAACATGGTCAGCGCGTACGGCGGCATCCGGTGGGGCACCGGGATGTCGCGCGCGTTCCAGTACGAGAAGACCCAGAGCCGGATAGGCGCCCCGCCGTGGGAACGGCCGCTCCAGTTCATCGAGAACTCGCCCATCTTCTGGGTCGAGAAGGTCAAGACGCCCTACCTGACGATCCACAACGACGAAGACGACGCGGTGCCGTGGTATCAGGGGATCGAGTTCTTCAGCGCCCTGCGGCGGCTGGGGAAAGAGGCGTACATGTTTGTGTACAACGGCGAGAAGCACGGGCTGCGTGAGCGCGACAACCAGAAGCACTGGACCGTGCACCTCTGCGAGTTCTTCGATCATCACCTGAAGGACGCGCCGCGGCCGGAGTGGATGGACAAGGGCGTGCCGTATCTCGAGAAGGGAAAGCGGGACGTCAGCGGTCAGTTCAAGGGGAAGTAGGGCCCATTCCCAGAGCCATGGGGGGCGCGGCTTTGAGGCTGCGCCCCCATCTTCACCCCGCCACATCCAATCCTTTGAATCGGGCGATCCAAACGCCCGACAGGTACCGCGTAGAGAATTCGTGGACCTTCGTCAGGCTCCGGGAACATCGCGACCGGACCCCAGGTAATCCCGCAAGAAACCAGACCTCCAGCGTGGACGGATCGCGGTCCGGCGCGATCGGTTCACGAGCGGATTCATGGCATGCCGCGTGCTGTCGATCGGACGGACGTCGCTTCAGGTAATTCCCCCCATCCGGTCCGGCAACCCCCCGTTTGAAGCCGCCGTGGTGCAGACGTAGACGCCTGAAGTGTGCGTCGTTTCGGCGTCGTTTCGGCGGCGTTTCCCAATCAGGAGGTCGTATGAAGGTTCGTTCGGCGTTGTTGCTGGCCACGGCATTCGTGCTGGCCCTGGCCGCATCCGGCTTCGCGCAGCAGCCGGGAGAGATCTACGGGAAGGTGGCGGACGCAAGCGGCGCCGTCATGCCGGGCGTCACGGTCACACTGACCGGGACGGTACTGCTGCAGCCCATGGTGGCAACGAGCAGCGCGAGCGGCGGGTATCGATTTCCGGGCCTTGCCGTCGGCGTCTATTCGGTGAGATTCGAGATCCCCGGGTTCAAGACGTACGTTCGCGACGCGGTCCGCATGGAAATCGGCGCGAATCTGCAGATCAACGCGGCGCTCGAGATCTCGACGGTTCAGGAGACGGTGACCGTCTCCGGCGAAACGCCAATTGTGGACCTGCGCGAGACCGGCAAGACCAGCCGCTTCACCCAGGAAGCGCTCCAGAGCATCCCCTCGGCCCGCGACCCGTGGGTCATCATCGAGCAGTCGGCGGGCGTGGCGATGGACCGGTCGAACGTTGGCGGCAGCGCGTCGGGGCAGCAGTCGAACTTCGTGGCGCGCGGCGCGCTCATGAGCCAGCAGAAGTGGAACCTCGATGGCGTCGACGTGACCGACATGAACGCCACGGGAGGCTCGCCGGTGTACTTCGACTTCGACGCCTTCGAAGAGATGCAGATTTCGACGGGCGGCAACGACGTCACGATGCAGTCGCCGGGCGTCTCGGTCAACCTCGTCACCAAGAGCGGCACCGACAAACTGCGTGGCTCCGGGCGCTACTACATCACCGACCAGAAGTTCGAGTCGGTCAACCTGAATGACACCATTCGCAAGCAGGGCGCGACGTCTGGCAACCCCATTCAGAAGATCACCGACTACGGGTTCGAGGTCGGCGGCCCCATCAAGAAGGGCAAGGCGTGGTTCTGGGGCAGCTACGGCAAGCAGGACATCAACGTCGGCGTCAACGGCTTCTACAAGGCCAGCGATCAGTGCCAGACGCTCAAGGCCGACATGAAGAGCAACCCCTTGAGCCACGCCGTGGAGGACATTTGGGGCTGCCTCAACACCGACCTGACGACGTTGAACAACTACAACGCGAAGGTGGCGGTCGAGCTGTTCAAGAACAACCAGTTCTCCTTCTACTTCAACGGCGCCGAGAAGGTCCGCAACGCGCGGAACGCGTCCGACACGCACCCGATTGAGACCACCTGGCGCCAGGGCGGCGTCGCAGATACGAGCCTCGGTTCGACCTTCTGGAAGACCGGCATGCCGAAGACGTACAAGTGGAGCGACCGCCACATCTTCAGCGACCGCTTCATGATGGAGTACCAGTACGCGCACATCGGCAACAACTTCGTGCTGGACTTCCACGATCCGAGCCTGGCGGCCGTCCAGACGCTCTACGACCAGAACACGGGCATGTACGCGCGCTCGTTCTACGCGCAGAGCATCGTCCGACCGACCGACAGCATCGACATCACCGGCAACTACTTCCTCCCGGCATTCCTGGGTGGTGACAATTCGTTCAAGGTCGGCTTCAAATACCGCAACGATGGCGCGCTGACGCTCACGCACTACGGCGGCAACGCGTACTCGGTGCTGACCAACGGCGTCCCGACCGAAGCGTGGATCTACCGTGACGGCAGCAGCGACTACCGGCTGCACAACCGGTCCTTCTACATCCAGGACAGCTACGCCCGGAAGAACCTGACCATCACGCTCGGCCTGCGCTACGACTACCAGACCGATGCCGTGGTTCCAGCCAGCATCAGCGCCGTGCCGTTCTTCGGCCAGGCGACGCGCTACGGCCAGGTGTTCAACCAACTGCCGGGTGTCGACTTCTCCGGCGCCGAGGCGGGCGTGCCGTGGAAGAACTTCTCGCCGCGGCTCGGCCTCAGCTACGACATGACGAAGGACGGCAGGAACGTCGTGAAGTTCAACTACTCGCGCTACGCCAACCAGCTCGGGTCGGGCGGTATCGCCTACGTCTACAACCCGGTGGTCGTGACCGAAGTCGACTATCCCTGGACCGATCTGAACGGGGACAAGATCGTCCAGGCAAACGAGATCGATATGCGCGGGAAGCCGCTGTACGCGACGAGCGGGTACGACTACAACAACCCGGGCGGCCTGGCGAGGACCACCGGCACGATCGACCCGAACCTGACTGCGCCCGTCACCAACGAGTTCATCGCCAGCTACGACCGGCAACTGACGACGGACTTCGCGGTGACCGGCTCGTTCATCTACCGCAAGTACTCGAACTTCACCGTGACCAAGCGCGCCGGCATGGACAGCAGCAACTGGGTGCAGAAGACCTTCACGCCGTCGGTGCTGCCGACGTACCCGGCTGACGCTCGCGTGGTGCCCGTGACCTACTTCTCGCCGACGTCCTATCCGGTCACGACCGTGCTCGGCAACCGTCCGGACTACTACCGCACCTACGAAGGTGTCGAGTTGACCGTGCGAAAACGGATGTCGCACAACTGGATGTTCAACAGCAGCTTCTCGTACAACGCGGCGCCGCAGCACTATCCGACGGCCGCATCGTACGGTCCGGCGGCGTACCTCGACCCGACGAACGTGGCCACGTACAACGGCGCCCAGTTCGCCGAGGAGTCGACGTCGAGCGGCCTGGACAACGTGTTCGTGAACGCCAAGTGGATCTTCCGCATGTCCGGCGCCTACACGGTGCCGGTGGTGAAGATGGGCGTCGCCGGCTTCTTCAACGCGCGGAGCGGCTATCCGTTCCTGGCGGGCGTCAACGTGCCTTCCAGCTTGCGGAACGGCGCGGGCGCGGTCGTGGTGATCCTCGACAACGTGGGCGAGGTGCGACTGCCGACCATGCAGCAGCTCGATGTGAAGATCGACCGTCCGTTCCTGCTGTTCAACCGGCTGCGGGTCGTCGCCAGCATGGACCTGTTCAACCTGTTGAACACCAACACCACGCTGGCGGAACGCCGGACGCAGAACGCCAACAACGCGAACACGATCGCGAACATCGTGTCGCCGCGGGTCCTGCGTTTCGGATTCCGGGTGACTTTCTAGGCCAGAGTCAGGAGCCAGAAGCCTGAAGGCGGAACGTAGAACCAGCGAGAGTGTTGGGGGGGCACGGCCGGCGCCGTGCCCCCTTTTTTGTTGGCCTTCCGGACCGAAGACATCCGCATGTGGTCCGACGAAAGCCTGGATATCCAAACCGTTGGATCGCCAGATCCAACTGCGCCGAAATCAGCTACCCCTTGGCGGCGTGCTGTCAGCCGTCCGAATGAGACAGATCACCGAAATCCCAGCGAAAGCGACCGGCCGAACGGTCGGTTTTTCGAGCTCGCCCGTGGCATGCGGCGTGCTCTGAAACGTGCGGCGTAGCACGTCAGTCGCAGTTCCCAACTTCCTTACCATTCGGTCGGCGTTTCCTCGGCGTTCTCTCGGCGTCTTCTCGGCGTTCCCTCGGCGTTCGGTTGGCGTTCGGTGAGTGTGTCGTCGCTGGCTCGTCGTTCGGCGGAGGGATTTCGGTTCGGGGCTGGACATTTCGGCCGAGCTGACTACAATCCTTCCAGATTCCAGAAGCCAAGTGTAAGGCCCCCGACCCTTAGGTGACTCGTTCGTCGCGGCGTTCGTCGTCATCCTTGGCGTCGGCGTGTGGTCCGCAGGGCGCGTGCGCGTCGCTGTCGGTGCACCTGCATACGCCCGGGCGGTGTTGTTGTCATTCCAGGAGGGAATATGAGGCTTCGTTCGGTTCTTCTGCTTGCCGTGGTGTTTGCTCTGGCCACGGCGGCCACCGGCTTCGCGCAGCGGCCCGGTGAGATTTTCGGGAAGGCCACTGACACGTCTGGCGGCGTGATGCCGGGCGTGACCGTCACACTGACTGGCGCCTCACTTCTGCAGCCGATGGTCGCCACCACCGGCGCGACCGGCACTTACCGCTTCCCGGGTCTCGGCGTCGGTGTCTACACGATCAGGTTCGAGTTGACCGGGTTCAAGATCTTTGTTCGCGATGCGGTCCGGCTCGAAAGCGGCGCGAGCGTCCAGATCAACTCCGCGCTCGAGATTTCGCAGTTGCAGGAAACCGTGACGGTCACCGGCGAGACGCCGGTCGTCGACCTGCGCGACACGTCGAAGACGGCGCGCTTCACGCAGGAAGCGCTGCAGAACATCCCGTCGGCGCGCGACCCGTGGGTCATCATCGAGCAGTCGCCGGGCGTGGCGATGGACCGCCAGAACGTCGGCGGCAGCGCGTCGGGCCAGCAGTCGAACTTCGTGGCTCGCGGCTCCGCGATGTCGCAGCAGAAGTGGAACCTCGACGGCATCGACATCACCGACCTCTCCGCGACGGGCGGCTCGCCGGTGTACTTCGACTTCGACGCCTTCGAAGAGATGCAGGTCACGGCGGGCGGCAGCGACGTGTCGATGATGTCGCCGGGCGTCAGCGTGAACCTGATCACCAAGAGCGGCACGGACAAGCTGAAGGGCTCGGGCCGTTTCTATGTCACCCCTGAGAAGTTCGAGTCGAACAACCTGACCGACGCTCTCCGCAGGAGCGGCGCCACCTCCGGAAACCCGATCCAGGACATCAGGGACTACGGGATCGAAGCCGGCGGCCCGATCAAGACGGGACGCGCGTGGTTCTGGGGCAGCTACGGCAAGCAGGACGTCAAGGTCGGGATCAACGGGTTCTACCTGACCGACACCGCGTGCCTGGCGGTCAAGGCCGCTCCGCTCAACTACACGATCGACCAAATTCGCAGTTGCTTGAACACCGACCAGACCGTGCTGACCACCTACAACGCGAAGGTGGCGGTCCAGACGTTCAAGAACAACCAGTTCTCGTTCTACTTCAACGGGAACCAGAAGTACCGCAACGCGCGTGATGCGTCCGACACCCGCCCGGGCGAGACCACCTACATCCAGCAGGGCGTGCAGAACGACGCGCTTGGCTCGCCGTATTGGAAGACCGGCATGCCGAAGACCTACAAGTGGTCGGACCGGCAGATCCTGAGCGACAAGTTCATGGTCGAGTTCTCGTATACGCACGTCGGCAACAACTTCGTGCTCGACTTCCACGACCCGTCGCTCGCGTCCGTGCAGCCCAGCTACGATGTCCCGACCGGCGTCTGGGGCCGTTCGTATCAGCAGACGGTCTACGTGCGCCCGACCGACTCGATCGACGTGTCGGCCAACTACTTCCTGCCCGGCTTCCTGGGCGGCGACCACACGTTCAAGTTCGGCGGCAAGGTCCGCAACGACATCGCCCACACCGAGAACCAGTGGGGTGGCAGCGGCTACGTGCGCTACAACGCGTCGAAGAACGTCATCGGCACGACGACCGAAGCGCAGATGTACCGGCCGTACCAGGTCGAGTACAAGGAAATGAACCGCGGGCTGTACTTCCAGGACACCTACAGCCGCAAGAAACTGACGCTCAACCTCGGCTTCCGCTTCGACTACCAGAACGACCAGTCGAACCCGGCCGCGATGAAGGCGCATCCGTTCCAGGGACAGATGACCGGTTCGGGCGTGCCGTTCACGTGGCTGCCGGCAATTTCCTATCCGTCGATCGACTCCGACGTGCAACTCAAGGACATCACGCCGCGCGTCGGTCTCACCTACGACCTGCTCGGCAACGGCAAGACGGTCGCGAAGTTCAACTACGCGATGTATGCCAGCCAGCGCGGCACGGGCGACTTCTCGAGCACCTACAACCCGGTCGGCTCGACCTACGTCCGCTTCCCGTGGAAGGACCTCAACGGCGACGGGATCGCAACCGCCAACGAGATCTTCCCGCTCAACCCGACGACGGGTGCGGTCAACGTCCTGTCCTCGGGCGGCAACTACAATCCCGACAACCCGAACTTCGTGGGCGTCACGAACAAGAACGACCCGAACGCCAAGAACGGGTACACCCACGAGATCATCGTCGGCATCGACCGCCAGATCGGTCCGGACTTCGGGGTCGGCTTCTCGTACATCTGGCGCAAGTACGGGAACTTCTTCTCGAGCCGACGGTTCACCACCACCCCTGGCGACTTCACGTCTGCCAACTACGCGGCGCTCGTCTACACGCCGCCGGCCTCTGCCTGCGTGAACCCGGGAGCCCGCTGCGAGGCGGTGACGTACTACCAGCCGAACGTCAACTATCCGTCGTCGTACGTTTACGGAAACCTCCCCGACTACAACCGTAGCTATCAGGGATTCGAGCTGAGCGTGCGGAAACGGATGTCCAACCGCTGGATGATGAACGGCGGGTTCGCCTACAACAACGCGATCCTGCACTACGATTCGGCGGCGGCCTACCAGGACCCGACCAACATCAGCATGCTGAACGGCGCGCAGTTCGCCGAGGAATCGACCTCGAGCGGTCTCGACAACGTGTTCGTCAACGCCAAATGGACGTTCAAGCTGTCGGGCGCCTACACGCTGCCGCTGTGGGACATCGGCGTGGCGGGCTTCTTCAACGCGCGCAACGGCTACCCGTTCGAAGCCGCGATCCTCACGCCGAGCCGTTTGAACCGCGCCGGCACGGCCACCGTCATCCTGGACAAGGTCGGCGACAACCGCCTGCCGAACTTCAGCACGGTGGATTTCCGCGTGGACAAGACGTTCAAGTTCAACCGTGTTCGCATCATGGCGAGCATGGACGTGTTCAACCTGCTCAACGGCAACACGACACTGGCCAAGAGCCGGACGATGAACGCGCCCAACGGCGACCTGATCAAGAGCATCCTGGCGCCGCGCGTCATGCGGTTCGGATTCAGGGTGACCTTCTAGATCGGGAGTCAGGAGCCAGAATCCAGGAGTCTGGGTTCAGGATTCAGGGTTCAGGAAGGTAGGAATCCTGGGGGGCGCAGCGCGATGCTGCGCCCCTTCTTTTGTACCACCCTATTTCCGTGATCCAATCTCGTCGTACAGGTACGCCGATGCGATGATCCCGTTGAAGAAGTTGCCGAGATCCAGCTTCTCGTTGGGCGCGTGGGCGTTCTCGTCCGGCAGGCCGATGCCGTACAGGACGGTCGGCGCGTTCAGTTCGGACTGGAAGGTCGAGACGACCGGAATCGATCCGCCCTCCCGCGTGTAGACCGGCGCCTTGCCGAAGCCCAACTCGATGGCGCGGGCTGCCGCCTGGATGTAGACGTTGTCCAGTTCCGTCATCCACGGCTTGCCGCCGTGCATGCGCGTGACTTTCAGCTCGACGCTCTTCGGCGTCACCTTCCTCACGTAGTCTTCGAAGAGTTGCGCGATCTTGTCCGGATCCTGGTTCGGCACCAGGCGCATGCTGATCTTCGCCATCGCCGTGGCCGGGATCACGGTCTTGCTGCCCTCGCCGGTGAAGCCGGTCAGGATGCCGTTCACCTCGAACGTCGGCCTCGCCCAGGTCCTCTCCAACGTCGAGTACCCCGTTTCGCCGTGCAGCTTCGGCGCGCCGAGCGACTTGCGGTACTGCTTCTCGTTGAACGGCAGCCGCTTGAACTCCTCGCGCTCCCGCTCGGTCAGTTCACGCACGTCATCGTAGAACCCAGGGACCTTCACGTGCCCGCCGCGGTCCTTCATCTGCGAGAGGACCTGCGCGAGCACGAACCCCGGGTTGGCGACCGCGCCGCCGAACGAACCCGAGTGGAGGTCGCTGGCGGTGCCGCGCATGTCGATCTGGAAGTAGCACAGGCCGCGCAGGCCGTAGCAGAGCGACGGCACGCCGTGCTCGAACATCGCCGAGTCCGAGATGACGACGACGTCGCAGGCGAGTTCGTCCTTGTGGTCGCGGATGAACTGGTCGAGGTTCGGGCTCCCGATCTCCTCTTCGCCCTCGAAGATGACGCGGACGTTGATGGGAAGCGTGCCCGTCTGCTTCAAATACGCCTCGAGCGCCTTGATGTGGATGAACAGTTGCCCCTTGTCGTCGGAGGCTCCGCGCGCGAACAGTTCGTTGTCCCGGATCGTCGCCTGGAACGGCGGAGACTGCCACAGGTCCAGTGGATCGACCGGCTGCACGTCGTAGTGACCGTAGAACAACACGGTCGGCGCGCCTGGAGCGTTCAGCCAGTCGGCGTAGACGACCGGGTGGCCGGGCGTGTCGATCACCCGGACGTTCTGCAGGCCGGCCGTTCGAAGCTGATCCGCCGTCCACTCCGCGCAGCGCCGCATGTCGGCCCCGTGTTCGGGCGACGAGCTGACGCTGGGAATGGCGATGAAGTCGGTCAACTCGGCGAGATACCGGTCGCGGCTGGTGTTGATGAAGTCGATGATCGCAGGATTCATGGGTGCTCTGGCAACTCCTGTCTGAAGGTGGACGGTCACGTCCATTATTTCCGATCCGCCACGATCGTGGCGACCGCGAGGTCGCCGGTGACGTTGGTCACGGTGGCGAAGATGTCCGGAATCGAGTCCGCGGCAATGAGGAGACCGATGCCGTCGAGAGGCATCCCGGCACTGAGCATCACCGGCGCGGTGACGACGAAGAGGCCACCGCTCGGAATCCCGGGGTTGCTGAAACTCATCGCAATGGTGACGAGCGTCATCGTTGCAATCTGGATTCCGGAGAGGTGGATCCCGTAGAGCTGGGCCAGGAAGAGCGGCCCGACCAGATCCGACACCGGCGTGTTGAGTTTGAATGTCGAGACCGCGAGCGGCAGGACGAACCCCGTGAGCGACGGACGGTCGCCGAACGACCGGCGGGTGCTCTCGATGAGCGCGGGCAACGACGCCAGCGACGATCGCGTCCCGGCGGCCACCGCCTGCGCAGGGGCGGCCGCACGCGCGAAGGCGGCC includes:
- a CDS encoding HAD family phosphatase, which translates into the protein MKQEGGSRVLEAVVFDFDGVLADTEPLHFSTIRATLEARGVPLSFEEYGERYLGYDDAGVFRAVARDRGLAWDAREIDALVQSKGQIFRRLAAETPVLFAGVAERLREWSAHVPMGIASGAFRDEIVMVLDSAGLSGMVRTIVGAGETTRHKPEPEPYLRALELLGPNLTPGRCVAIEDSPWGITSAREARMKVVALTTSCSSDRLFDAHHLVRSFEDLSLDLLNDVAARS
- a CDS encoding prolyl oligopeptidase family serine peptidase; this translates as MRIRTPARRWSLVLAALALWAIALNADSAFAQKKPITHDVYDTWRSIQGTKLSRDGGWLVYALAAQEGDGELVARNLKTDAEIRQPRGKDPVITANGKYVLYGIAPPRADVDKAKKDKKKADEMPKSGFGILDLSTGKAVTFDRVKSFKVPEESAAVVAFLFEAPEKKADASDDKDKKVEAKPEEKRDGKKKNEKKKEPGTDLVVRNLADGGEVKIAEVTDYEWAKSGDLLAYTVSSKKPESDGAFVRKTADGSVRSVLTGLGNYKGIAFDDAGGQLAFVSDRDDYKAEAPAFRLYAWSSPGDKAIELVSAASPGMPAGAAVSEYGKLEFSKDGSRLLFGTAPAPKAVPEGAPDPAKVDIWTWKDPELQPMQKVRLEEEKKRSFRAAVSLKNRKFVQLADSDMPDIRLSEDATRALGQSDVPYRQLVSWDGEYADFYAVNPLDGSRKKIIEKAHFGATLSPAGAYVLYFDYRDTNWYVVRNTDGKVIKLTDKSLGVRFDDETSNTPEPPRPWGVAGWTEGDRSLLVYDRYDIWELRPDGTAPRTITNGVGRKQKLVFRYQRPEADEAAVPRGRRVAVDEQPIKLDKPLLLQATDDTTKASGFYRVTVPPVPAAVAADARTAKKASRQGGAGAESASAASTGPGSGPALQDPTKLLMLDKMVGGFIKAKGADTVVITEQRFEEFPNLWVTDLSLANPRKVTDANPQQGTYVWGRSELIEYVNADNVTLRAILTKPENFDPSKKYPLLVYIYEELTDGLHRFVPPAPGTSINVSRFVSNGYIVLRPDIIYDTGYPGQSALKCVLPAVQRVVSMGFVDPKRVGIQGHSWGGYQITYLITQTNMFRAVEAGASVSNMVSAYGGIRWGTGMSRAFQYEKTQSRIGAPPWERPLQFIENSPIFWVEKVKTPYLTIHNDEDDAVPWYQGIEFFSALRRLGKEAYMFVYNGEKHGLRERDNQKHWTVHLCEFFDHHLKDAPRPEWMDKGVPYLEKGKRDVSGQFKGK
- a CDS encoding carboxypeptidase regulatory-like domain-containing protein, with amino-acid sequence MKVRSALLLATAFVLALAASGFAQQPGEIYGKVADASGAVMPGVTVTLTGTVLLQPMVATSSASGGYRFPGLAVGVYSVRFEIPGFKTYVRDAVRMEIGANLQINAALEISTVQETVTVSGETPIVDLRETGKTSRFTQEALQSIPSARDPWVIIEQSAGVAMDRSNVGGSASGQQSNFVARGALMSQQKWNLDGVDVTDMNATGGSPVYFDFDAFEEMQISTGGNDVTMQSPGVSVNLVTKSGTDKLRGSGRYYITDQKFESVNLNDTIRKQGATSGNPIQKITDYGFEVGGPIKKGKAWFWGSYGKQDINVGVNGFYKASDQCQTLKADMKSNPLSHAVEDIWGCLNTDLTTLNNYNAKVAVELFKNNQFSFYFNGAEKVRNARNASDTHPIETTWRQGGVADTSLGSTFWKTGMPKTYKWSDRHIFSDRFMMEYQYAHIGNNFVLDFHDPSLAAVQTLYDQNTGMYARSFYAQSIVRPTDSIDITGNYFLPAFLGGDNSFKVGFKYRNDGALTLTHYGGNAYSVLTNGVPTEAWIYRDGSSDYRLHNRSFYIQDSYARKNLTITLGLRYDYQTDAVVPASISAVPFFGQATRYGQVFNQLPGVDFSGAEAGVPWKNFSPRLGLSYDMTKDGRNVVKFNYSRYANQLGSGGIAYVYNPVVVTEVDYPWTDLNGDKIVQANEIDMRGKPLYATSGYDYNNPGGLARTTGTIDPNLTAPVTNEFIASYDRQLTTDFAVTGSFIYRKYSNFTVTKRAGMDSSNWVQKTFTPSVLPTYPADARVVPVTYFSPTSYPVTTVLGNRPDYYRTYEGVELTVRKRMSHNWMFNSSFSYNAAPQHYPTAASYGPAAYLDPTNVATYNGAQFAEESTSSGLDNVFVNAKWIFRMSGAYTVPVVKMGVAGFFNARSGYPFLAGVNVPSSLRNGAGAVVVILDNVGEVRLPTMQQLDVKIDRPFLLFNRLRVVASMDLFNLLNTNTTLAERRTQNANNANTIANIVSPRVLRFGFRVTF